The following proteins are co-located in the Echinicola sp. 20G genome:
- a CDS encoding GIY-YIG nuclease family protein — MYTVYAISSEKRNYIYVGLTANLEDRLHRHNLGYERTTKPYRPFRLIYKKIFTTRLEARDHEKYLKGTSGKRFLMSGTLIFSSSI; from the coding sequence ATGTATACAGTTTATGCGATATCGAGCGAAAAGAGGAATTATATTTATGTAGGGCTGACAGCCAATTTGGAGGATCGACTTCACCGCCACAATTTGGGCTATGAAAGGACAACGAAACCCTACCGTCCCTTTCGATTGATCTATAAGAAGATTTTTACAACACGGTTGGAGGCAAGAGATCATGAGAAATATTTGAAGGGAACATCTGGAAAACGGTTTTTGATGTCAGGCACTTTAATTTTTAGCTCTTCTATTTGA